In Anopheles arabiensis isolate DONGOLA chromosome 2, AaraD3, whole genome shotgun sequence, the genomic window AGTTCCATCAACTTTGACTTTGACAAACGGAGGCGAAAATCATAACCAAAACAGATTTTCCCACATCAAAAGATAGAACTCTACATCTTGCGAATAGGTGTGCTTGCAATCGAAACACAATAATGAATTACCTCAGCAAGAGCAATGCTGCGGCAAGAAGTATATGGTTTTTGAAATCATTATGTACAGGTGAGCTACCCAACacattcacaccaaacaatgcAAACGAACGCCTAGCAACGATACATGTTTTTCTCTTCTTGCAGAGGGTACGCCGGCAACTGCAACGAGGTGTTATTCAACCAAGCTGGCTCCAGCATCAGCATCTGCACTGAAAGCATCCTCCGCCAGTGGCAATGCCCCGACCGAACGCAAATCTATAATCCCGCCCAACTATAGATATGTGTATCAAGAGTTTCTGCCGGATCCAAAAGTCGAATGGCGCAACTCGGTGCGCGAGAAACTCGAGCGCAAGGATATGTTGGACAGACGCGCCAACATCGACATTCCGGAGTTTTACGTAGGATCCGTGGTTGCCGTCACTTCGTCAGACCCGCATGCGGAAAACAAAACGGCGCGTTTCGTAGGAATCTGCATCCTGAGGGAGAAATGTGGTTTACGGGCGAGGTTCATTTTGCGCAACGTAATCGATCATCAGGGTATAGAGATTAGTTACGATCTGTACGATCCTACGTTGCAAAAGATCGAGGTGCTACGGTTAGAGAAGCGATTGGATGACAATTTGCTCTATTTGCGCGATGCACTGGACGAATACAGCACGTTTGACGTAAACATGGAGCCGGAAATCTTACCCGAAGGGTCTCCGGTGCCCGTAAATGATGTGAAGGTGGTGCTCAAACCAAGGCCGTGGTATGCTCGCTGGGAAAGACACAACCTGCAGGGGGTGGCCAACATAGAAGAGCACACAAATGAACGAAGACGGCGAAAGGCGGAAGCAGTTGCAACGCCGTGGGAGAAGTATGACCTCATGAAAGAGTATCGGCGCTCTATACCGGAAGAGGAACAGAAAGAGATTTTCACCGAAATCTATTCGCAGCTCCATTCGCTAGAGCTAGCAAGGAAAAAGATGAAACGGAAGCGCACGTTTGTGAAACC contains:
- the LOC120896492 gene encoding 39S ribosomal protein L19, mitochondrial is translated as MNYLSKSNAAARSIWFLKSLCTEGTPATATRCYSTKLAPASASALKASSASGNAPTERKSIIPPNYRYVYQEFLPDPKVEWRNSVREKLERKDMLDRRANIDIPEFYVGSVVAVTSSDPHAENKTARFVGICILREKCGLRARFILRNVIDHQGIEISYDLYDPTLQKIEVLRLEKRLDDNLLYLRDALDEYSTFDVNMEPEILPEGSPVPVNDVKVVLKPRPWYARWERHNLQGVANIEEHTNERRRRKAEAVATPWEKYDLMKEYRRSIPEEEQKEIFTEIYSQLHSLELARKKMKRKRTFVKPTKLA